In the genome of Pelobacter seleniigenes DSM 18267, one region contains:
- a CDS encoding putative bifunctional diguanylate cyclase/phosphodiesterase: MNTFSTFFYGTSGLAAKKKHRALHSPLLQVGLTGCFLLIIILAWSQTLAQQKENRKFIIHGLQIEQTNLAAIISENLFQVLDQNQAINMIVQGWLKNHQQGRPDEVNHFIYSEQAFNRVALFDLSGQQLYQTSVQDEYLLSPALIRQLLAQLEATTAPATIVPTSKQGGSSWQVPILFPMHSRTELTGAMLLELNLGYLLNLLQNIDIGRAGHIGLCTDRGEELARFENGGLVMGSTSAGCAELSKKIDARPPSPSGYYRSSDQRLIAFRPVAQYPLIVTVSRNLREGLAEFDAYRVKQLWVLTILTLVGLAGFVLFLQLINRKQHYLKTLDASFTENKELIEKLEKEHQTAVNAASFDALTNLYNRRLFVSLAEQNLAKRNSLNCGVLFIDLDRFKTINDTLGHRIGDLLLKEVASRLRGCLRKSDIVSRFGGDEFVVMLTEIAAVKDILPVAEKIIHAISQPCHLDNQQLSVSPSVGIAIFPRDGDTIEALLRNADAAMYSAKKSGRGRYSFFDSSLNTVSIKQFELEQRVGKAIADDEFVLHFQPKIRLEDSRVIGLEALVRWQHPLYELLYPNDFIDRIEESGQIGHLGGWVLEAACRQLVNWRDQGLTTVPIAINVSPTEIKNPEYAAHFFQTIHHYQLQPADIEIEVTESALIEHEKVLKDNLRELSDGGVTISLDDFGKGFSSFNHIRSLPIGTLKIDRSFIQDIRSNRNDNAIVTSTITLAKKLNLTVIAEGIESHDQFIHLKLAGCDQVQGYFFSRPLPAQQITEFLINPHRTKAS; encoded by the coding sequence TTGAACACTTTCAGTACGTTCTTCTACGGTACCAGTGGACTGGCTGCCAAAAAGAAACACCGAGCTCTCCATAGTCCCCTGTTGCAAGTCGGACTGACCGGCTGTTTTCTGTTGATCATCATCCTCGCCTGGAGCCAGACCCTGGCTCAACAGAAGGAAAATCGAAAATTCATTATTCATGGACTGCAGATAGAACAGACCAATCTGGCGGCAATCATCTCGGAAAACCTGTTTCAGGTGCTAGATCAGAACCAGGCCATTAACATGATCGTCCAAGGCTGGCTCAAAAATCATCAACAGGGGCGGCCGGACGAAGTCAATCATTTTATTTACAGTGAGCAGGCCTTTAACCGGGTGGCGCTCTTCGATCTTAGCGGCCAGCAGCTTTACCAGACCTCGGTGCAGGACGAATACCTGCTCTCCCCGGCGCTCATCAGGCAACTGCTTGCCCAGTTGGAAGCAACCACTGCGCCAGCGACAATCGTTCCGACCAGCAAACAGGGCGGCTCTTCCTGGCAGGTTCCCATTCTCTTTCCAATGCACAGCCGCACCGAGCTCACCGGAGCCATGCTGCTCGAACTGAATCTGGGCTATCTCCTCAATCTGCTCCAGAATATCGATATCGGCCGGGCCGGTCACATCGGGCTTTGTACCGACCGGGGAGAAGAACTGGCCCGCTTTGAAAACGGCGGCCTGGTAATGGGTTCAACGTCTGCGGGCTGCGCCGAGCTGAGCAAAAAAATCGACGCGCGGCCGCCCAGTCCGAGCGGATATTACCGCAGCAGCGATCAGCGTCTCATCGCCTTCAGACCAGTCGCCCAATACCCTTTAATTGTTACCGTCAGTCGCAATCTCAGGGAAGGACTCGCCGAATTCGACGCCTACCGCGTGAAACAGCTCTGGGTTCTGACGATCTTGACCCTGGTCGGCCTGGCCGGCTTTGTCCTGTTCCTTCAGTTGATCAATCGCAAACAGCACTATTTGAAAACCCTGGATGCTTCATTTACAGAGAACAAGGAACTGATCGAAAAACTGGAAAAGGAGCATCAGACGGCCGTCAACGCCGCCTCTTTCGATGCCTTGACCAATCTCTACAACCGCCGGCTGTTCGTGTCTCTGGCGGAACAGAACCTGGCAAAACGGAACAGTCTCAATTGTGGTGTTCTGTTCATCGACCTGGACCGTTTTAAAACCATCAATGACACCCTGGGACACCGGATCGGTGATCTGTTGCTGAAAGAGGTTGCCAGCCGCCTGAGAGGATGCCTGCGCAAATCGGATATTGTCTCCCGTTTCGGCGGTGACGAATTTGTAGTCATGCTGACGGAAATCGCCGCAGTTAAAGATATCCTGCCGGTTGCCGAAAAAATCATTCACGCCATTTCGCAACCCTGTCACCTGGATAATCAGCAACTCTCGGTCAGCCCCAGCGTCGGAATAGCAATTTTTCCACGGGATGGAGACACCATTGAAGCACTGCTCCGCAACGCGGACGCTGCCATGTACAGCGCCAAAAAATCGGGACGCGGGCGTTACAGCTTTTTCGATTCCAGTCTCAATACCGTTTCCATCAAACAGTTTGAACTGGAACAGCGGGTCGGCAAAGCCATCGCAGATGACGAATTCGTGCTTCACTTTCAACCCAAAATCCGCCTTGAGGATTCCCGGGTCATCGGTCTGGAAGCCCTGGTTCGCTGGCAGCATCCCCTTTATGAACTGCTCTATCCCAATGACTTCATCGACAGGATCGAAGAAAGCGGCCAGATCGGGCACCTCGGCGGCTGGGTTCTGGAGGCAGCCTGCCGGCAGCTGGTCAACTGGCGCGACCAAGGCTTAACGACTGTTCCCATCGCCATCAATGTCTCACCGACGGAAATAAAGAATCCTGAGTACGCCGCCCATTTCTTTCAAACCATCCACCACTATCAGCTGCAGCCTGCCGATATTGAAATCGAGGTGACGGAAAGCGCCCTTATCGAACATGAAAAAGTCCTTAAGGATAATTTGCGCGAGCTGTCCGATGGCGGCGTCACCATCTCTCTGGATGATTTCGGCAAAGGCTTCTCCAGTTTCAACCACATCCGTTCGCTCCCCATCGGCACCCTGAAAATCGACCGCAGCTTCATTCAGGATATTCGCAGCAACCGCAACGACAACGCCATTGTGACCTCGACCATCACCCTGGCCAAAAAGCTCAACCTGACCGTCATTGCCGAAGGCATTGAAAGCCACGACCAGTTTATCCACCTGAAACTGGCCGGTTGTGACCAGGTCCAGGGCTATTTCTTCAGCCGACCGCTTCCGGCCCAACAAATCACCGAATTTTTAATCAATCCGCACAGGACCAAAGCCTCATGA
- a CDS encoding MFS transporter, translated as MKLYTPAFAALFLANLTMVSSYSTFFLFPLFITKNGGNNQDIGIIMGVFAMASAFSRPWVAEMIDRIGRKRSYTIGTLMMTALPLVHLLLTGPLSAYYAPLLLIRTVHGIGLAICFTAIFTFIIDLIPVQRLNEGIGIFGTSGLIGLAIGPLIAEPVLDRFGFPAYFLTAAGFGAAALLLHLPVRDRKQAEPCTATPSFFALLKTRKQLVSGAMALLFGVGLAATGNFIAPLAQQRHLEYISLYYLAYSLAAVSVRFVAGKLADRVGENQIIPWGLAIAASALLLVPLITNNVLLLGIGFLFGIGHGLLFPSLNAMAIRNEPYAVRGKVTGIFTGGIDSGSFLGALLLGVIGQQAGFAALFICAGLAMLSGFWVFRLRPGRG; from the coding sequence ATGAAACTCTATACCCCTGCCTTTGCAGCCCTGTTTCTGGCTAACCTGACCATGGTGTCGAGCTATTCGACCTTTTTCCTGTTTCCGCTGTTTATCACCAAAAACGGCGGGAACAATCAGGATATCGGGATCATCATGGGGGTTTTTGCCATGGCCTCCGCGTTCAGCAGGCCCTGGGTTGCGGAAATGATCGACCGGATCGGCCGGAAACGCAGCTACACTATCGGCACGCTGATGATGACCGCCCTGCCCCTGGTGCATCTGCTGCTTACCGGCCCGCTCAGCGCTTATTATGCCCCCCTGCTGCTGATCCGTACGGTTCACGGCATCGGGCTGGCCATCTGCTTTACCGCCATTTTCACCTTTATCATCGACCTGATCCCGGTCCAGCGCCTCAATGAAGGGATCGGTATTTTCGGTACCTCGGGGCTGATCGGGCTGGCTATCGGGCCGCTGATCGCCGAACCGGTTCTCGACCGCTTCGGCTTTCCCGCCTATTTTCTGACCGCGGCTGGTTTTGGCGCAGCGGCCCTGCTGCTGCACCTGCCGGTCCGCGACCGAAAGCAGGCGGAACCCTGCACGGCCACGCCCTCGTTTTTCGCCCTGCTGAAAACCCGCAAACAGCTGGTCAGCGGCGCCATGGCGTTACTGTTCGGCGTCGGCCTGGCGGCAACCGGGAACTTTATCGCACCTCTGGCCCAGCAACGCCATCTTGAGTATATCTCCCTCTACTACCTGGCCTATTCCCTGGCCGCGGTCTCGGTCCGCTTTGTCGCCGGCAAACTGGCCGACCGGGTCGGCGAAAATCAGATCATTCCCTGGGGGCTGGCGATTGCCGCCAGCGCCCTGCTGCTGGTCCCGTTAATTACCAACAATGTTCTGCTGCTGGGGATTGGCTTTCTCTTCGGGATCGGTCACGGCCTGCTGTTTCCGTCCCTCAACGCCATGGCGATTCGGAATGAACCCTATGCGGTCCGCGGCAAGGTCACCGGTATTTTCACCGGCGGTATCGACAGCGGCAGCTTTCTCGGAGCGCTGCTGCTGGGAGTGATCGGCCAGCAGGCCGGGTTTGCCGCCCTGTTCATCTGTGCCGGACTGGCTATGCTTTCCGGCTTCTGGGTTTTCCGGCTGCGCCCGGGACGAGGCTGA
- the mqnC gene encoding cyclic dehypoxanthinyl futalosine synthase — protein sequence MNPADLGQALAGGAQLDRAAALQLLTETDLLSLGKLADVIRRRKHPDNRVTFVVDRNVNYSNVCESKCKFCAFYRNEDDQDAYLLSYEEIFAKVQELVEHGGTQLLMQGGLHPTLKIDWFEELFRQLHERFPQVQIHSLSPAEVTHIARLSGLSMADCLRRLQQAGLASVPGGGAEVLVDDVRQEISPNKIGWKQWAAVMEEAHRLGMRTTATMMFGSREQPADIVEHLFRVREIQERTGGFTAFIPWTFQPDNTELGGAQASGVEYLKVLALSRIVLDNVDNIQASWVTQGARMAQVALFFGANDMGGTMLEENVVAAAGCSFRMSQAEIVELVRGAGFIPARRTTEYQLLQEY from the coding sequence ATGAACCCGGCAGACCTTGGACAAGCGCTTGCCGGCGGCGCGCAGCTCGACCGTGCGGCTGCGTTGCAGCTGCTGACCGAAACCGATCTGCTCTCCCTCGGAAAATTGGCCGATGTGATCCGCCGGCGCAAGCATCCCGACAACCGGGTGACCTTTGTGGTCGACCGCAACGTCAATTACTCCAATGTCTGTGAATCGAAGTGTAAATTCTGTGCCTTTTACCGGAATGAAGATGACCAGGACGCTTACCTGCTCAGTTATGAGGAGATCTTTGCCAAGGTTCAGGAACTGGTTGAACACGGTGGCACCCAGCTGCTGATGCAGGGCGGCTTGCACCCGACCCTGAAAATCGACTGGTTTGAAGAGCTGTTTCGCCAGCTCCATGAACGCTTTCCCCAGGTCCAGATCCATTCCCTGTCACCGGCCGAAGTCACTCACATCGCTCGGTTGTCCGGGCTGAGCATGGCGGACTGCCTGCGGCGTTTGCAGCAGGCCGGGTTGGCCTCGGTGCCGGGGGGCGGGGCGGAAGTCCTGGTCGACGATGTCCGCCAGGAGATCTCCCCCAACAAGATCGGCTGGAAGCAATGGGCTGCGGTCATGGAAGAGGCCCATCGGCTCGGCATGCGCACCACCGCAACCATGATGTTCGGCAGCCGTGAACAACCGGCGGATATTGTCGAACACCTGTTCCGGGTGCGGGAGATCCAGGAACGGACCGGTGGTTTCACTGCGTTTATCCCCTGGACTTTCCAGCCCGACAATACCGAGCTGGGCGGCGCGCAGGCCAGCGGTGTCGAATATCTCAAAGTGCTGGCGTTATCCCGGATTGTGCTGGATAATGTGGACAATATCCAGGCCAGCTGGGTCACTCAAGGGGCGCGGATGGCCCAGGTGGCCCTGTTTTTCGGAGCCAACGACATGGGCGGAACCATGCTCGAAGAGAATGTCGTTGCCGCGGCTGGCTGTTCGTTCCGCATGTCCCAGGCCGAGATCGTCGAACTGGTTCGTGGTGCCGGGTTCATCCCCGCGCGCAGAACCACCGAATATCAGCTTCTACAGGAATATTAA
- the mqnE gene encoding aminofutalosine synthase MqnE, giving the protein MDNLFTSLHEKIAAGQRITDAEALALFESPDLLAIGELAAAANHRKNGDRVYFNVNRHINYSNLCVNQCIFCAFSKEEGEAGGYTLALEQIQEKAAEAVAAGATEIHSVGGLHPTLPFSFYLEMLGAIKEVSAELHIKAFTAVEIDYFARITGKSVPEVVAELKAAGLGSMPGGGAEILGQAVRDKICPEKISGQRWLEVTELAHQGGLRSNASMLFGHLEEFADRVEHMRLIRELQDRTGGFQAFIPLAFQPDNTRVPGAKGVGGVDALKTLAISRIYLDNFRHIKGYWVMLGLKIAQTALCFGVNDLDGTVIEEKIGHDAGADSPQVVAREGIIELIRKAGKIAVERDTLYNEIKVYA; this is encoded by the coding sequence ATGGACAACCTGTTTACTTCCCTGCATGAAAAGATTGCGGCCGGGCAACGCATCACTGATGCCGAAGCGCTGGCTCTGTTCGAATCGCCCGACCTGCTGGCTATCGGTGAGTTGGCCGCAGCCGCTAACCACAGGAAGAATGGCGACCGGGTCTATTTCAATGTCAATCGGCACATCAATTACAGCAACCTCTGTGTCAATCAGTGTATCTTCTGCGCTTTTTCCAAAGAGGAAGGGGAGGCCGGCGGCTACACCCTGGCCCTTGAGCAGATTCAGGAGAAAGCTGCGGAAGCGGTTGCTGCCGGCGCCACCGAGATCCACTCGGTCGGCGGCTTGCACCCAACCCTGCCGTTCTCTTTCTACCTGGAGATGCTGGGCGCTATCAAAGAGGTTTCGGCGGAACTTCACATCAAGGCCTTCACGGCCGTGGAGATCGACTATTTTGCCCGAATAACCGGGAAAAGCGTGCCCGAGGTGGTGGCCGAACTTAAGGCTGCCGGACTGGGCTCCATGCCGGGGGGGGGGGCGGAAATCCTCGGCCAGGCGGTGCGGGACAAAATCTGCCCGGAGAAAATCTCCGGCCAGCGCTGGCTTGAAGTGACCGAACTGGCCCATCAGGGCGGCTTGCGCAGCAATGCCAGCATGCTGTTCGGTCACCTGGAGGAGTTTGCCGACCGGGTTGAGCATATGCGGCTGATTCGTGAGCTGCAGGATCGGACCGGCGGGTTCCAGGCGTTTATTCCCCTCGCGTTCCAGCCGGACAACACCCGCGTTCCCGGTGCCAAAGGGGTGGGGGGCGTCGATGCCCTGAAAACCCTGGCCATCAGCCGGATCTATCTGGATAATTTCCGCCATATCAAGGGCTACTGGGTCATGCTCGGCCTGAAGATCGCCCAGACCGCCCTCTGTTTCGGAGTTAACGATCTCGACGGAACGGTGATCGAAGAAAAGATCGGCCACGATGCCGGGGCCGACTCTCCTCAGGTGGTCGCCCGGGAGGGGATCATCGAGCTGATCCGCAAGGCGGGCAAGATTGCGGTGGAACGGGACACTCTCTACAACGAAATCAAGGTGTACGCATGA
- a CDS encoding UbiA-like polyprenyltransferase — protein MDKSLLWNKVKTLLEMIKFSHTVFAFPFALMGVVLASLASGHAPGFLQVFWICMAMVGARSAAMGLNRLIDAKIDADNPRTAERHIPAGKVSISEALLFILVALLVFFLAAWMLNPLCLKLAPVVVGLFILYAYCKRFTHYAHIVLGLCLGIAPIGAWIALRGDIGWPVIPLAVAVLLWVAGFDIFYALQDYDVDVERGLHSIPAKLGKQKAFTLVRIFHGLMLVFLLLVIPGSGLGWIYFAGVVVVALLLVYEHLLVKPDDLSRLDAAFFNMNGYISVTIFIFTLIDALA, from the coding sequence ATGGATAAAAGTCTGTTATGGAACAAGGTGAAGACGCTGCTGGAGATGATCAAATTCTCCCATACGGTTTTCGCTTTTCCTTTTGCCCTGATGGGGGTTGTCCTGGCCTCACTCGCCAGCGGTCATGCGCCGGGCTTTTTACAGGTTTTCTGGATCTGTATGGCCATGGTGGGGGCGCGCAGTGCCGCCATGGGGCTGAATCGGCTGATCGATGCCAAGATCGATGCGGACAACCCGCGCACCGCTGAACGGCACATCCCGGCCGGTAAAGTGTCAATCAGCGAAGCGTTGCTGTTTATCCTGGTCGCCCTGCTGGTGTTTTTCCTGGCCGCCTGGATGCTCAATCCGCTCTGTCTGAAGCTGGCCCCGGTGGTGGTCGGACTGTTTATTCTCTACGCCTACTGCAAGCGTTTTACCCACTATGCCCATATCGTGCTCGGGTTGTGCCTGGGCATCGCGCCCATCGGCGCCTGGATCGCCCTGCGCGGCGATATCGGCTGGCCGGTGATTCCCCTGGCCGTGGCAGTGCTGCTCTGGGTGGCGGGATTCGATATCTTTTATGCGCTGCAGGATTACGACGTCGATGTCGAACGGGGGCTGCATTCGATTCCGGCGAAACTGGGCAAACAGAAGGCCTTCACCCTGGTGAGGATTTTTCACGGTCTGATGCTGGTCTTTTTGCTGCTGGTCATTCCCGGGAGCGGGCTGGGCTGGATTTATTTTGCCGGAGTGGTGGTCGTGGCGCTGCTGCTGGTTTACGAGCATCTGTTGGTCAAGCCGGATGACTTGTCCCGGCTGGATGCCGCCTTCTTCAATATGAACGGCTATATCAGCGTAACGATTTTCATTTTTACCCTGATCGATGCCTTGGCTTGA
- a CDS encoding histidine phosphatase family protein, which translates to MKPKRIILIRHAESIGNVDMAVYSKIPDYALELTEKGREQARRAGKAVSAVIGTTRVKAYVSPWKRTRQTFQLMSESLKERLVDSSEDPLLREQDWGYFSSVEELLRINREREAYGQFYYRVPRGESGADVYQRMCLFLDSLNRDFTRPEFPDNALIVTHGMALRVFLCRFFKYSVEYFETIDNPDNGEIFVIEQNSFGHYVLRTPLRFQPYRDKFEMAV; encoded by the coding sequence ATGAAACCAAAACGAATTATTTTGATCCGTCACGCTGAATCCATCGGCAATGTGGATATGGCGGTTTACAGCAAAATTCCCGACTATGCCCTGGAGCTGACGGAAAAGGGGCGGGAGCAGGCGCGTCGGGCCGGGAAGGCGGTTTCCGCTGTCATCGGTACAACCAGGGTTAAGGCTTATGTGTCGCCCTGGAAGAGGACTCGCCAGACTTTCCAGCTGATGAGCGAGAGTCTAAAAGAACGGCTTGTCGACAGCAGTGAAGATCCATTGCTGCGGGAGCAGGATTGGGGTTATTTTTCCAGTGTCGAAGAGTTGCTGCGCATCAATCGGGAGCGGGAGGCCTATGGGCAATTTTACTACCGGGTGCCGCGGGGCGAATCCGGGGCCGATGTCTACCAGCGCATGTGCCTGTTTCTGGACAGCCTCAACCGGGACTTTACCCGCCCGGAGTTCCCTGATAACGCCCTTATTGTCACCCACGGGATGGCGTTGCGGGTGTTTCTGTGCCGGTTCTTCAAATATTCGGTGGAATATTTTGAGACCATCGATAATCCGGACAATGGAGAAATCTTTGTCATCGAGCAGAACAGTTTCGGTCATTATGTGTTGAGGACACCGTTACGGTTTCAGCCCTATCGCGATAAGTTCGAGATGGCGGTCTGA
- a CDS encoding UbiX family flavin prenyltransferase, protein MKRIVVGITGASGSIYGLRLIEELLRAGTQVTVLVTVAGRQVLAYETGLELDPAAERCTRQLQDYFQAADKLRHFALDDFFAPAASGSNAADAVVICPCSMGTAGRIAAGLADNLLERAADVALKERKTLLLVPRETPFNSIHLENLLRLTNAGAQILPAMPAFYRKPETVSDLVDFMVGKILDSLAVEHQLFARWGTEQA, encoded by the coding sequence ATGAAACGGATTGTTGTCGGCATAACCGGGGCTTCCGGGTCGATCTACGGTTTGCGGCTGATTGAAGAGCTGTTGCGGGCTGGGACCCAGGTCACGGTGTTGGTGACGGTGGCGGGGCGGCAGGTGCTGGCCTATGAAACCGGCCTGGAGCTGGACCCGGCTGCCGAGCGTTGCACCCGCCAGCTGCAGGATTACTTCCAGGCCGCGGACAAGCTGCGCCATTTTGCCCTGGATGACTTTTTCGCTCCGGCGGCCAGCGGCTCGAATGCTGCGGATGCGGTGGTGATCTGCCCCTGCTCCATGGGGACCGCCGGCCGGATTGCCGCGGGTTTGGCCGATAACCTGCTGGAACGGGCGGCAGATGTGGCTCTGAAGGAGCGGAAAACCCTGTTGCTGGTCCCGCGCGAGACCCCCTTTAACAGCATTCATCTGGAAAATCTGCTGCGCTTGACCAATGCCGGCGCGCAGATCCTGCCGGCCATGCCGGCCTTTTACCGGAAACCGGAAACGGTGTCCGATCTGGTCGACTTCATGGTCGGCAAAATCCTCGATAGCCTCGCTGTCGAACATCAGTTGTTTGCACGCTGGGGTACGGAACAAGCTTAA
- a CDS encoding YqaA family protein has protein sequence MFEALNQYGLPALFLVSFLASTLLPLGSEWLLVALLVEGHAPAQTVLVATLGNTLGSATDYLIGYYGREWLVQKLLRLDTAQLDRAGRWFDRYGSWALLLAWLPVIGDPLCVVSGMLKTPPGRFTLLVAIGKGLRYSFLAVVTLEAGQYLT, from the coding sequence ATGTTTGAGGCACTCAACCAATATGGTCTGCCTGCGCTGTTCCTGGTCAGTTTTCTGGCCTCTACCCTGCTCCCGCTGGGCTCGGAATGGCTGTTGGTGGCGCTGCTGGTGGAAGGGCACGCACCAGCCCAGACCGTGCTGGTGGCGACCCTTGGCAATACCCTCGGCTCAGCCACCGATTACCTGATCGGCTATTATGGCCGCGAGTGGTTGGTGCAAAAACTGTTGCGGCTCGATACCGCTCAGCTGGACCGGGCCGGCCGCTGGTTCGACCGCTACGGCAGTTGGGCTCTGTTATTGGCCTGGCTGCCGGTGATCGGCGACCCGCTCTGCGTGGTCAGCGGTATGCTGAAAACTCCGCCGGGCCGTTTTACTCTGCTCGTTGCCATCGGCAAAGGGTTACGCTACAGTTTTCTGGCTGTGGTGACGCTTGAAGCCGGCCAATACCTCACCTGA
- the hisC gene encoding histidinol-phosphate transaminase codes for MLPMRKIIAEMAGYVPGFQPNESGWIKLNTNENPYPPSPKVAEAILAEVAGDGANLRKYPDAGSKEARRAAAELYGVDPSWVIMANGSDELLNNLIRAFAGEGEEIAYIHPSYSYYLTLANIQGARVRTFGLTDELQIADFPARYEGKLFFLTSPNAPLGFRFTNSYIAEIATRCAGVLVVDEAYVDFADHNAMDLVKEHENVVITRTFSKSYALAGMRLGLAVARPEVIQALDKIRDHYHLDRLALVAATAALKDQDYLQMTVNRVRETRDWFCSELRKIGYRIEPSHTNFVFAEPPDRCGQRVYDGLYARKILVRYFSDPLLKHGLRISMGTREEMETTLAAMVEIG; via the coding sequence ATGTTGCCGATGCGAAAAATTATTGCCGAAATGGCGGGGTATGTGCCCGGCTTCCAGCCGAATGAAAGTGGTTGGATCAAGCTGAATACCAATGAAAATCCCTATCCTCCGTCACCCAAAGTGGCCGAGGCGATTCTGGCCGAGGTCGCTGGTGATGGCGCCAATCTGCGCAAGTATCCGGATGCCGGCAGCAAGGAAGCGCGGCGTGCGGCTGCAGAGCTCTACGGGGTCGATCCGTCCTGGGTGATCATGGCCAACGGGTCGGATGAACTGCTCAACAACCTGATCCGGGCCTTTGCCGGGGAAGGGGAGGAGATCGCCTATATCCACCCGTCCTATTCCTATTACCTGACCCTGGCCAATATCCAGGGCGCGCGGGTGCGCACCTTTGGCCTGACCGATGAGCTGCAGATCGCTGATTTCCCGGCCCGCTACGAGGGCAAGCTGTTTTTTCTGACCAGCCCCAACGCTCCGCTGGGGTTCCGTTTTACCAACAGCTACATCGCAGAGATCGCCACCCGTTGTGCAGGAGTGCTGGTGGTTGATGAGGCCTATGTCGATTTTGCCGACCACAACGCCATGGACCTGGTCAAAGAACACGAGAATGTGGTGATCACCCGAACCTTCTCCAAAAGCTATGCTCTGGCCGGGATGCGACTCGGCCTGGCGGTGGCCCGGCCGGAAGTTATCCAGGCCCTGGACAAGATTCGTGATCACTATCACTTGGATCGATTGGCCCTGGTGGCAGCGACGGCTGCTCTCAAAGATCAGGATTACCTGCAGATGACCGTCAACCGGGTGCGTGAAACCCGCGACTGGTTCTGCTCTGAACTGCGCAAGATCGGTTATCGGATTGAGCCGTCGCATACCAATTTTGTCTTTGCCGAACCGCCGGATCGTTGCGGGCAAAGGGTTTATGACGGGCTCTACGCCCGCAAAATCCTGGTTCGTTATTTTTCCGATCCGTTGCTCAAGCACGGCCTGAGAATTTCCATGGGGACCCGCGAAGAGATGGAAACCACCCTGGCGGCAATGGTGGAAATTGGCTGA
- a CDS encoding phosphate/phosphite/phosphonate ABC transporter substrate-binding protein encodes MSKTYRIIRHSLCLFLVLLGPLAGIGFCQQQGKPLYFSLIPKKNISQQLAELQPLFDLLEKNLKRPIEIVRPQSYQSVIESLLSHKIDFCILGPASYAYAKQRDHQITAFAAFEKAQGIVTPQGSYYYAVLFTLADAGFSKPEQLRGKTVAFTDPASTSGALIPSVEFANFIGQSLDKFVGKQIYTGSHDRAITAVLQGRVDAAFVSSARLDEAIRKGQLPPERVNILWTSKPIHHDPFVFSSSLDQKTRQQIRTLILSDAPELQSMFNKLLIKGIVAVADADYQAIHDLAAAKALD; translated from the coding sequence ATGAGCAAGACCTATAGAATCATCCGCCACAGCCTCTGCCTGTTTCTTGTGCTGCTCGGGCCCCTTGCCGGCATCGGCTTCTGCCAGCAACAGGGCAAACCCCTTTATTTTTCATTGATCCCTAAAAAAAATATCAGTCAGCAACTGGCCGAACTTCAGCCCCTCTTTGACCTTCTGGAGAAAAATTTAAAGAGACCGATTGAGATTGTCCGCCCCCAATCCTATCAATCCGTGATTGAAAGCCTGCTCTCCCATAAGATCGATTTTTGTATTCTCGGCCCTGCTTCCTACGCCTACGCCAAACAACGCGATCATCAGATCACCGCTTTCGCAGCCTTTGAAAAAGCCCAGGGAATAGTCACGCCGCAGGGCAGCTACTACTATGCTGTCCTGTTCACCCTGGCCGATGCGGGATTTTCCAAGCCGGAACAGTTGCGGGGAAAAACCGTGGCGTTTACCGATCCGGCCAGCACCTCTGGGGCCTTGATTCCAAGCGTTGAATTTGCCAATTTTATCGGCCAATCCCTGGATAAATTTGTCGGCAAACAGATTTACACCGGGTCCCATGACCGCGCCATTACTGCGGTGCTGCAAGGCAGGGTTGATGCTGCATTCGTGTCCAGCGCCCGGCTTGATGAGGCGATCCGCAAAGGGCAGCTCCCTCCCGAACGGGTCAATATTCTCTGGACCTCCAAACCAATCCATCATGATCCCTTTGTTTTCAGCAGTAGCCTGGACCAGAAAACCCGCCAACAGATTCGTACCCTTATTCTCTCTGACGCTCCAGAATTGCAAAGCATGTTCAATAAGTTACTGATTAAAGGGATCGTTGCGGTCGCCGATGCCGACTATCAAGCGATTCACGACCTTGCTGCCGCAAAGGCGCTCGACTGA